TTATACGGCGAAATATTTGAGAAAAATTCTGAATTAGAGTTTTGAGTCTTGAGTTGGAGCGGACATTGTCCGCCCCATTTTTTTATGTTAAGGACCGGATTTTTGTGCGTCCATTGTGAAAAAAATAACCGATATCCATTCTTATCCAAAAATAATATTCGTCAACACAACACTTGATATAATACCTGCCAGATCGGCCGTGAGGGCAGCGGGGACGGCGTGACGTGAATTGGTAACAGACACGGAACCGAAATAGACCGCAAGCACGTAAAATGTCGTTTCAGTCGAGCCCATCATAATGGAAGCCATTCGTCCAATCGTTGAATCAGGGCCGTGGGTTTTCACCAACTCGGATAAGATACCCAACGCACCACTGCCGGAGAGTGGCCGCATAAATGCCAGTGGTAATACATCTCCGGGCATACCGATTAAATGGGTCAGGGGACTCATAATCCAGGAGAGAACCTGCATGGCACCGGAAGTCCGGAAAATGCTGATAGCAGTAAAAATGGCTACGAGATAAGGGATAATCCGCAAAGCCACATCAAATCCTTCTTTGGCACCGACGGTAAATACTTCGTACACTTTCAACCCTTTCCGATACCCGTATAAGGGAATCAAAACAATAATAAGCGGAATGGCCAGTACCGATATAACATTTAAGATTGCTTCAAACATCGATGATACTCCTTATACATTTTCCTGTAAAGTTTGATTTTGATTGTCAGAAAGTTGTTGCTCTGCCCCTGTATCCGGATAGCGGTAACGTGGAAGTTTTTCCAGTATTTTGGTCATAATAATGGCTACTGTCGTGGAAATACCTGTCGCCAGAATCACCGGCGCAATAATTTCCGAAGCATTGTTGGAATTAGCTGCTGCCCGTATGCCGATGATAGTTGCCGGAATCAGGGTGACACTCGATGTACTCATGGCCATCAGCATACACATGGCATTGGAAGCCGTGTCTTTAATCTTATTCAGCGTCTGCAATTCCTGCATAGCCTTAAGCCCTAACGGTGTGGCTGAATTGCCAAGACCGAGAACACTGGCTGCAATAGCCATAACAATGGCACCCATAGCCGGATGATCCGGAGGAACTTCCGGAAACAGACGAATCATCACTGGTTTGACAACCCTGGCAATAATTTTTATTAAACCGGATTTTTCCGCAATTTTCATCAATCCAAGCCATAAGGACATGATCCCTACCAGACCGATAGCGAGAGTGACTGCAAATTTTACGGAATCAAAAACACCGGAGGTCAAATTGGCAAGGGGTTCCATCGTCGGATTCCATATAATCGACCCGTTGGCAAAATCTATTAAACAATCTACTGATGCGATCGTTACACCTATAACTATCATGGCCAGCCAAATGACATTAATCAAGGTCAACCTCCTTCTGAAAACAGTTTAAGTTTAAGTTGATTGTAATTCGGCATAATATAAAAATAAATGCTCCGATTATCTTCCATTATTCTCCCCGAATCAGGGGTTATCCAAGTCTTTCTGCCGGAAAAATGTAGTGTTTTTGTAGTAGTGACATCCCGTCATTTTTTTTTTAAAATCTTTAAAGCAAAACAATTAAAGGCCTTATGCATCAATACCCAAAAACAAACAACTTCATTCGCTTATCTCCTTTTGATTTACACCGTGTTTTTCCTTTTAGTTAATCATTTTAGTCAAAGGAAGTTTTCCTTTCCAGATGGAAGCCCCGGAAACGGGGCTTTCTTCATACAGAAAAAAATATTCATAATTGTTTTGACAAATGTCCGGATGCTTTTTGTGATTCAGGATTCTTTCAGTGGGAGGTTCTCCGGCCCGTGGCATCCCGGTGGGGCATGCCCCATTCATTTACTTTCTCTGCTTCCAGCCGTGTTAATACGGGTCCTTCCTTACATAACCGGATTCCGGATCCATCCACAACACACTGACCACAAATACCGATCCCGCATTTCATATACCGTTCAAAACTGATTTCGTAATCAAGTCCGGCCTGTGTCGCAAGGTCCATCACTTTCACAAGCATGGCTTCAGGTCCTGAAGAATAAATAAAAGACAAGCGGCTTTCCAGAATTTTATCCTGCATGTAATCTGTTACCAGTCCTTTATATCCCAGTGATCCGTCATCGGTCACAAAGGTTGTGGGAGCCCACTCGGAAAAATCGTTTTGAAAAGGGATATCCTGTGCACACCGCCCCCCCAAAAGTACTTCAAAATGAAAGCCCAGTGTACGGAGCTGCCGTGCCAGATAACGCAGAGGAACAATTCCCATCCCGCCGCCAATCAGCAGGGCGTGTTGATGATGACTAAATCCTTTACCAAAAGGTCCCCGAAGACCCAGCAAATCACCGCGGCGGACATTCATCAATTTCCGGGTAAAAGGCCCTACCGCCTTAACGGTTATCTCCATAATCCCCTGAAAGACATCGGAAACAGAAAAAGGCTTCTCGTCCACACCGGGAAGCCATACGTTGAAAAAACGGCCGGATTGAATATCCGGCTCCGGTTGTTTGAAGTAAAAACTCTTCATGACAGGGGAGTGACTTATGATATTCAGCACCGGATATGTTTTCATCTGATCACTCATGCACTACTCCTCTGATCGACTTTAAATCTTTGATGTTTCTTTCCTCTATCCACGTATAAATCCCACGGTTTATCCGACTGAAAATTTCAATATCCCCGTAATAAACCGCCGATCCAATACTGACCATACTTGCACCGGCCATAATCATCTGCACCGCCTGATCAGCAGTTCTCACACCTCCTGTCCCTATAACAGGCAGGGCTGTATTTCCACAAATTTCATACACAGCTTTCAGGGCCAGGGGAAAAATGGCAGGACCTGAAACACCTCCCACTTTATTGGCCAGAACCGGCTTCATCACACCCGTATCAATCAGCATACCGGGACCCACTGTATTGATAGCCGTAATGGCATCCGCCCCATTTTCTTCACAGATTCTCGCCATTTTAATCAGAGATGGACAATGAATTGTCAGTTTTATACTCACAGGAATTTTACCTGCCGCTTTTTTCACAATCCGGGTAATTTTCTCAACATCCCTCTCGCTGGCAGCAAAGGGAGAACCAAATTCCGATGAGACATTCGGACACGAAACATTTACTTCAATAAGGTCCGGTTCAGATTCTACAGCCTGCCGGGTCACCTCGCCAAATTCTTCATGGGTCCTCCCGAAAACCGAGGCAAATATGCCGGACGTACCTGAATGATCCCGGAGTTTTCTGATTTCCTTCACCATCTCGTCTACACCGGGATTTGATAATCCCACGGCATTGAGCAGACCGCTGTCATAAGGTAAAACAGCAGGACACGGATGTCCTTTCCGGGGTACCAGTCCGAAGGATTTCGTCGTAACGGCTCCGGCACCCGCATCCAGAACACGCCTCATGGAATCGGCTGTGAGTCCTAAAACACCGGAGGCCAGAACAAGAGGAGAAGCGTATTCTTTACCGAGAAAAGTTGTTTTCAGTTGTATATCCATACCCTGTCTCAAATAATGGGAGATAATTCGTGGATGGAAAACTCCCGTTCACAATAAACACAAGTCACCAGATTATTCCTGGGATCCGTCAGGATAAACCGGGTTTTCAGTCCCGGCTCATTTTGGGTAATACACCCGGGATTCAGACACCTGAGGAGATTCACTATCTCTTTGGGCGGCTGAACGGAAACCTTTTCGACCACCTCGAAATTTCGAATCCGTTTAATGGTAACGCCGGGAGATACAAGAGAAATATGCTGTATGGTTCGTTCACACAGATCATCTTTTTTAATTTTCAGCATATCTTTGGCGCCCAGTTTGTTGCTTTGGTAGTTCATCCCAAAAGTAATAGGGACGTTTTTCAATGCCGGATCCCGTTCCAGTATTTCCAGGATATGAACTCCATCGCCGGCCGGAATATGATCAATCACAATTCCGCTACGGATTTTGGGAATCATCTGAATTTTTTTGTCACTCATATTTTCACCTCAAAGACATTTAAAAGAATGGCCTGCCGCATGATCAGTCCGTTTTTTACCTGACAAAAATATTCTGCGTGCGGTGTTTCATCCACATCCGGTGCAATTTCATTTACACGGGGCAGGGGATGAAGGACCTTGAGTTGTTCAGGGGCATTTTTCAGCATACCGGCGTTCAGGCAAAATGCATCTTTGACCTTTTCATATTCAATCTGATCCGGAAACCGTTCCCGCTGGATCCGGGTCATGTAAATAATATCCGCATAGGGGATGGCATCCTCCAGATTCTTCGTTTCCACAAATGTGACGGGAAAATCCGTTTTCACCCGTTTCAGATATTCGGGAAGCCGCAGGGATTCAGGCGATACAAGCATAAATTCATTGACCCGGAATTTGATCAGGGCCTGAAGCAGAGAGTGGACGGTCCGGGAGTATTTCAAATCCCCCACAAAAGCGATACGGAGTCCTTCAATTTTCTTGAAATTTTTAATAATCGTATAGAGATCCAGCAGGGTTTGTGTAGGATGCTGATTTGTACCGTCTCCGGCATTGATGACGGGCAGATAGCTGATTTGGGCGGCATGACGGGATGTGCCCTCCTTGGGATGGCGGATCACAATGACATCCGAGTAGCTTTCCACCGTATGAATCGTATCCGAAAAGGATTCCCCCTTTGAAACGGAGGTGGCGGCCTGTTCGGCAAAACCAATGACATTCCCTCCAAGCCGGTACATGGCTGCCTCAAAACTCAGGCGGGTCCGGGTGCTGGCTTCAAAAAAGAGGGAAGCCATAATTTTTCCCTGAAGAAGCTGAAACCTGTCTTTCAGAGAAATCGTTTCGACCCGGGCGGCAGTATCCAGGTAGACCTGAATATCCTCAGCCTTCAGATCATGCATGGATATAAGATCACGTTTCATGCGTCCCCCGATGTATTATTAATTTTTTTTGATACTTCATCCAGATAAAGGACCGGATTCTCTGCCTTCAACAGAGATCTGCCGATGATGAGGTAATGATTCCGGATAAAGGGAAAATCAGCCGGATTACCGCCCTGGCTTCCAAACCCCGGCGAATAAAAAGTGCAACCATCATCCAGCCCGGCTTCTTTGTAGATTCTTTCCGTTTCAAACGGCTTGGTAAGGGGTATCACAAAATCACGGACATTCTCTTCGAAAGCCAGTCTGTAGATATCTGCAGCTGCCGTGTCGCGAATGAATCCTCCCTCCGACTCCAGATAAGCCGGATGGGTCATAATACCGCCGACGATCACCTTTAACTCTTCCTCTTTCAAAGCCCCGGCCCAGGCTTTCAGAGTATCGGGGCCTGCCTGTGGAAAAATGATCACCTCGTCGATTCCGGAAGATTTCATAACATCGGCAAAGAGTTTGCCCGTTGCAGGAATATCCGTGGCCGCTTTTTGGTGATCATATATCAAGGGCTTGTTCGTATGCTTCCGGATCAGTTTACACACCCGGGGTAAACCGTATGTGAGTCCAAGTGAAAAACCCAGCTTATACCCATAAATGACAGGATGATCATCCACTGCCCGGATCAGGGTTTCCAGCTTATCCAGATCGGTCAAATCCAGTGCGGGAATGATTTTTATATTTTTATCCATTGCTTTCTCCATGATAAAAGGTGTTCAACACGTCCGCCATGGACGGATTCCTGGTTTTCATATACTCAATCAAATCGGGAAGATCAATCAGAGATTTCAAGGGCACGGGAAATTCAGTGATTTCTCCTTTCCTTCGCCGGTCTGCCGCCACCACAACGCCGGCGACTTTCACGCCAAATGTCCGTTCAATCAGTACCATGGCCTCCAGCTTGGTCCCTCCTGTTGTCATCACATCATCTACCATAATCACAGTACTCTCTTTTTCCGGTGTATGTCCCACAAACATCCCCTTTTCCCCATGAGTTTTCATCTCTTTCCGGTTGTAAAACATGGCCAGGCGCCGGTCAGGATGCTTCATCACCGTAGCCGTTGCCAGGGATATGCCTTTATATGGCGGTCCGTATATGTGGGACGCTTCAGGGAAACATTCGGAAATCATTTCGGCAAATGCCTTTCCCGTCAAGTCCAGGGCTTTCGCCGAAGCAATATTTCCAAGGTTTAAAAAAAACGGAGACTCCATCCCCGATTTCAACGTGAAGCTTCCGAATTTCAGAACACCTTCCTGTATCAGGCATTCAATAAACTGACATTTAGCCGGTGAAAGCACCAATAATCTCCTTTCCTTTATTGCGTGTCACAAAATCCTTATTTAAAAAAACCACCTTCCCCTGAATCAACACGGTATCAACGAGATACGTCAGGGGGATGCGTTCATAGGGGTTGTATCCCGCTTTGGTAATCACAGGCTCAGCTCTCTCTCCTTTTTTCAGGACGATCAGATCGGCAACAGAACCCCGACGGATACCATGATATCCGGCTATTCCATAACATGCGGCGGCGCCTGAAGAGATGAGCCGGGTTATCCGGGACCGGGACAGCAGGTTTTGTTCTGCCAGTTCCAATATGGCGGGGACGGCCCACTCTATGCCCGGAATGCCTGAGGGAGGATTATCACTCCTTTTTTCGGCAGGTGTATGAGGGGCATGATCCGTCCCGATAAAATCTACTATACCGTCCCGAATGCCCTGCCGTACAGCATCGCGGTCCGCCACATCCCGTAAAGGAGGATTCACCTGATACCTTGCACCGTATTGTTGCTCATCCTCCCGGGTAAACCACAGGTAATGAGGCGCCGTTTCACCCCAAACGTCAACACCTTTTGCCTTCATATCCGCCAGCCATTGGACATCTTCCAGGGTGGATGCATGGCAGATAACCACCCGGGGGCGTTCTTTTTCCGGTAGAAGCATGAGAACCCGCCGAATGGTTTCCAATGCCGTCCGGATTGCCTTTCTGGGGCGCCGGAGATGGTGTTGGGATGCACAGGTAAAACAGCTTTCATCTTCAGCATGGATCGTCACCCGCCGGGCTTTCCTAAAAATCGACAATAAGACGTCTTTCCGGTTCCAGGCGGAACGGGAGGATGATCTGGCCATAAATATTTTTGCTGAAGCAGCCCTTTCGGGAATGTCCCGCATGTCCGGCGTCGCCATGAAATGGAGTCCCCAGTTTACCAGGGATTTCTCTTTAAACAGACGCTCTTTTGCTTCAAAGGCTTCCGGCGTATCACAAGGAGGATCGGTATTCGGCATATCGAAAACAGTCGTCACACCTCCCTTGACAGCTGCCCGCGAACCGTTTTCAATGCCTTCCTTGGCAAGAAAACCCGGTTCACGAAAATGGACATGGGGATCGATCATTCCGGGCAGGATCAATCCTCCCGCGGCATCCAGCACATCCATCTCCGGACAAAGTTCAATCCGTCCGATTGTACGGATTTTTCCCTTATCAATCAGCAAATCTTCCCGCTCAATCCGGCCGTCGGGATGTAAGACTGATCCGTTTTTCAGCAGGAGTGTCTTCATCATTCCCTTAATTCCTGTCCGATCCGATTTTTTCCTGTTCGATGTGATCCAGGATTTCTTTTGTGATGCCCGTCGGGTAATGACCGGAAAAACACGCATCGCATATAGGCAAATCGTGGTAAAGTTCCTGCAAATCTTCCAGCTTTTGGTACACCACGGCATCCGCCCCGATCACCCGGGCGATTTCCTCGTTGTTATTGTAATGGGAAGCCACCATTTCTTTCCGGACGGACATATCAATGCCGTAAATACAGGGGAATTTGATCGGCGGCGAGGCCGAAACAAAGAAAACCTTCGCCGCGCCATATTCCCGTAACAGGTGAATGATATGACGTGATGTGGTCCCCCGGACGATGGAGTCATCCACCACTGCGACTTTCCGGCCTTTGATGATATCTTTGATGGGATTCAGCTTCTGTTTCACCACATTTTCCCGCTCTTTTTGAGTGGGCGTAATAAAACTCCGTCCCACAAAACGGTTCTTCGCCAAACCACGCCGATAGGGTACATGGACCTCTTCCGCCAGTCCGGATGCAAAAAAGTAGGCCGAATTGGGAACATCAATAATAATATCGGGATCGATACCTGATTCCTGAAAGGTTTTTGCCAGCTTTTTGCCCATTTTCACCCGCTCACTGGCCACCAGGCGTTTATGAAATACCGAATCCTCCCGGGCAAAATAAATATATTCAAATACGCAGAATGCCTGTTTTTCCTGTTTGAGAATTTTGGAATGGACATTCATCTCCTTATCAATAAAAACCGCTTCGCCCGGTTGTAAATCCCGCATCATTTCATATTCCAGAAAATCAAAAACAGTCGTTTCAGATGCAAAGGCATACACCACCCCCTGGTCTGTGAGTTTTCGTCCCATCACCAGCGGCCGGATACCGTAAGGATCCGTAAAGGCCAGAAGCCCTTTGTTGGCAATAATCGTCAGAGCAGAATAAGCCCCTTTGACCAAATCCTGGACTTCTGATACCACATCGAAGAGATCATTGACCTCTAAATGTTTCAGATCTTTCTTTTCAAGCTGGGCGGCAAATGTGTAAAGAATCAGGGCTACATCATTGGACGTATCGAGAAGGCGCATATTGTCCTCATAGAGCCGCCGTCTCAGCTCCTGAAAATTGATCACATTCCCATTGTGAACCATTGCCAGTCCGTAGGGGTAATTCACGGCAATAGGCTGGGCGTCCACCTCCAGAGTGGATCCCATGGTTGCATAACGCACGTGTCCCAAACCACATTTCCCCCGAAAGGCTTCCGGATCGAAATTCCTGAAAACCCGGCTAACGTGTCCCTGTCCCTTTTTCATCCGGAAACGACTGTTCAACGTCACGATACCGGCCGCATCCTGTCCGCGGTGCTGAATCACCGTCAATCCGTTAATCAGCTCTGCAGAAATATCCTCATGACCTGTAATTCCAATAATACCACACATTTATGATTGTATCTCCTGTATATGAATTTTTCCTGTCAGCACATCCCGGATTACTTCGCTGTAAAAAGCTCGCTCAACAGCAAGCCCTCGCTTTTCCACCTCTTCCAGAGTCTCTGCACCGCGCAGATCCACCGTTCTTTGGGCCAGTACGGGTCCGGTATCCACACCGTCATCGATAAGATGCACGGTGATTTTCGTCTCTTTGAGTCCTTTTTCAAAAGCCCATTCATACCCTCCGATGCCCTGAAACCGTGCCGTATCGGCAGGATGGATATTCAAAATCCGGTTTCGGTATCGATGGATAAAAAAAGGCGTCAAAATCCGCATAAAACCTGCCAGAATGATATAATCGGGTTTGTATGGTTCCAGGCTTTCAATCAGTTCCACTTCGAATTCCCGGCGTTTTTTCCCTTTTGAGGACACGCAGACTGCCGGTATGCCGGCTTTCCGGGCTGTTTCAAGTCCTGTTGCCGAGTCCTTGTTTGAAATCACAAGCACCACCTCACACAGTCCTTTCAGGATTCCTTCCCGACACTCCTTCAGGATTGCCGCCATGTTGGATCCCCTTCCGCTGATGAGAATCGCCAGCCGGGCCGTCATACATTCCCCTCCCGCCGACCGATGTCACGGCGCAAATATTTATCCTGAAAATGGATTTTATCCACTTCCGGATAGACCTTTTCAATGGCTTCCTGCAGATTTTTACCCCGTGCCACCACATTCAATACCCGGCCGCCGTTTGTGAGCAGCCTGCCTCCCTCCTGCCGGGTTCCCGCATGAAAAAGGAGGGTTCCGGCAGACAATGTGTCCAACCCGGTGATTTCATACCCTTTCTGATAAGTGCCGGGATATCCCCCCGAAGCCAGGACCACATCAATAAAAGTATCCCGGTAAAATTGAGGATGTACAGTATCCAGCCTGCCTGATAAAGCCCCATCGATCAGTTCGGCCAGGGAGGATTTTAATGCGGGCAAAATGACCTCCGTTTCAGGATCGCCAAAACGAACGTTGTATTCCAACACCTTCGGTCCTTCAGGTGTCATCATGATGCCAAAATAGATGACTCCCCTGTACTCGAAGCCTTCTTCGCGGATTCCCTGCATGGTGGGTTCTATGATATTCTTCCGGACTGCTTCAGCCATGGCCGGAGTATACCATGGGACGGGACAATAAGCTCCCATGCCGCCGGTATTGGGACCCTTATCCCCTTCGAAAGCCTGTTTGTGATCCTGAGAAGATAAGAACAGGCGGATGGTTTGACCATCAGTCATACCTATGACGGACATCTCCCGCCCGTTTAACCGTTCCTCCAGCAGATATGTGGCATTCTTTCCATATTTCTTTTTCAAAGCGGCTATAGCTTCCAGGGCATCTGATTCCGAGTTACACACCGTCACACCCTTTCCGGCTGCCAGTCCGTCATATTTCACTACAACCTGTCCCTTCAAAGACCGGATAAAATCCCGGGTTTCTTTTTCCGCTGAAGCATAAAGGCAGCGGGCAGTGGCCACTCCGTATTTTTTCATGAATTGTTTGGAATAAATCTTTGAAGCTTCCAGTTGTGCCGCCGCCCCGGACGGACCAAAAACACGGGTGAACGATCCCTGAAAAGCATCATGAATTCCCTGAGCCAGAGGATCTTCCGGACCAACAACCAGCCAATCAATTCTTTCGGATTCACAAAATGTCTTAAGGGCTCTAAAATCCATGGGATCAAGGAGACGATTGTTCGGAGTCCCCCCGTTTCCGGGTATTACGAAGATATTCTCCTCTCCCACATCGAGTCCCAGTTTCCAGGCCAAGGCGTGTTCCCGTCCGCCGGACCCGAGAATAGCGATTTTTGTCATGATTCTTCCCTAAGGTATTTCCGGACATCCGCCGTCATGGAAAGGGCCAGTTGTGGAGCCAGCCCGATATAGGTTTCCGGTCGTAAAGTTTTCAGTTCACGGATCAGTACAGGATCCACATTCAACGTATCCAGGGCCTGATGCAGAGATTCCAGGGTAATCAATTTCCCTCGTGTCAAATTTTTCATCATCCCGTAAGGATCCGGAACACCGGATTTTCTTAAAATCGTCTGTATGGGTTCAGCCAGAAGTTCGGGATGTTTTGAAACCTCATCCAGGACGTTCCGGACATTCACAC
The sequence above is drawn from the Candidatus Neomarinimicrobiota bacterium genome and encodes:
- the purD gene encoding phosphoribosylamine--glycine ligase translates to MTKIAILGSGGREHALAWKLGLDVGEENIFVIPGNGGTPNNRLLDPMDFRALKTFCESERIDWLVVGPEDPLAQGIHDAFQGSFTRVFGPSGAAAQLEASKIYSKQFMKKYGVATARCLYASAEKETRDFIRSLKGQVVVKYDGLAAGKGVTVCNSESDALEAIAALKKKYGKNATYLLEERLNGREMSVIGMTDGQTIRLFLSSQDHKQAFEGDKGPNTGGMGAYCPVPWYTPAMAEAVRKNIIEPTMQGIREEGFEYRGVIYFGIMMTPEGPKVLEYNVRFGDPETEVILPALKSSLAELIDGALSGRLDTVHPQFYRDTFIDVVLASGGYPGTYQKGYEITGLDTLSAGTLLFHAGTRQEGGRLLTNGGRVLNVVARGKNLQEAIEKVYPEVDKIHFQDKYLRRDIGRREGNV
- a CDS encoding aspartate carbamoyltransferase regulatory subunit produces the protein MSDKKIQMIPKIRSGIVIDHIPAGDGVHILEILERDPALKNVPITFGMNYQSNKLGAKDMLKIKKDDLCERTIQHISLVSPGVTIKRIRNFEVVEKVSVQPPKEIVNLLRCLNPGCITQNEPGLKTRFILTDPRNNLVTCVYCEREFSIHELSPII
- a CDS encoding spore maturation protein, with product MFEAILNVISVLAIPLIIVLIPLYGYRKGLKVYEVFTVGAKEGFDVALRIIPYLVAIFTAISIFRTSGAMQVLSWIMSPLTHLIGMPGDVLPLAFMRPLSGSGALGILSELVKTHGPDSTIGRMASIMMGSTETTFYVLAVYFGSVSVTNSRHAVPAALTADLAGIISSVVLTNIIFG
- a CDS encoding orotidine 5'-phosphate decarboxylase is translated as MDKNIKIIPALDLTDLDKLETLIRAVDDHPVIYGYKLGFSLGLTYGLPRVCKLIRKHTNKPLIYDHQKAATDIPATGKLFADVMKSSGIDEVIIFPQAGPDTLKAWAGALKEEELKVIVGGIMTHPAYLESEGGFIRDTAAADIYRLAFEENVRDFVIPLTKPFETERIYKEAGLDDGCTFYSPGFGSQGGNPADFPFIRNHYLIIGRSLLKAENPVLYLDEVSKKINNTSGDA
- the pyrB gene encoding aspartate carbamoyltransferase, whose protein sequence is MKRDLISMHDLKAEDIQVYLDTAARVETISLKDRFQLLQGKIMASLFFEASTRTRLSFEAAMYRLGGNVIGFAEQAATSVSKGESFSDTIHTVESYSDVIVIRHPKEGTSRHAAQISYLPVINAGDGTNQHPTQTLLDLYTIIKNFKKIEGLRIAFVGDLKYSRTVHSLLQALIKFRVNEFMLVSPESLRLPEYLKRVKTDFPVTFVETKNLEDAIPYADIIYMTRIQRERFPDQIEYEKVKDAFCLNAGMLKNAPEQLKVLHPLPRVNEIAPDVDETPHAEYFCQVKNGLIMRQAILLNVFEVKI
- a CDS encoding dihydroorotate dehydrogenase, with the protein product MDIQLKTTFLGKEYASPLVLASGVLGLTADSMRRVLDAGAGAVTTKSFGLVPRKGHPCPAVLPYDSGLLNAVGLSNPGVDEMVKEIRKLRDHSGTSGIFASVFGRTHEEFGEVTRQAVESEPDLIEVNVSCPNVSSEFGSPFAASERDVEKITRIVKKAAGKIPVSIKLTIHCPSLIKMARICEENGADAITAINTVGPGMLIDTGVMKPVLANKVGGVSGPAIFPLALKAVYEICGNTALPVIGTGGVRTADQAVQMIMAGASMVSIGSAVYYGDIEIFSRINRGIYTWIEERNIKDLKSIRGVVHE
- a CDS encoding dihydroorotase family protein, with the protein product MMKTLLLKNGSVLHPDGRIEREDLLIDKGKIRTIGRIELCPEMDVLDAAGGLILPGMIDPHVHFREPGFLAKEGIENGSRAAVKGGVTTVFDMPNTDPPCDTPEAFEAKERLFKEKSLVNWGLHFMATPDMRDIPERAASAKIFMARSSSRSAWNRKDVLLSIFRKARRVTIHAEDESCFTCASQHHLRRPRKAIRTALETIRRVLMLLPEKERPRVVICHASTLEDVQWLADMKAKGVDVWGETAPHYLWFTREDEQQYGARYQVNPPLRDVADRDAVRQGIRDGIVDFIGTDHAPHTPAEKRSDNPPSGIPGIEWAVPAILELAEQNLLSRSRITRLISSGAAACYGIAGYHGIRRGSVADLIVLKKGERAEPVITKAGYNPYERIPLTYLVDTVLIQGKVVFLNKDFVTRNKGKEIIGAFTG
- the purN gene encoding phosphoribosylglycinamide formyltransferase, which translates into the protein MTARLAILISGRGSNMAAILKECREGILKGLCEVVLVISNKDSATGLETARKAGIPAVCVSSKGKKRREFEVELIESLEPYKPDYIILAGFMRILTPFFIHRYRNRILNIHPADTARFQGIGGYEWAFEKGLKETKITVHLIDDGVDTGPVLAQRTVDLRGAETLEEVEKRGLAVERAFYSEVIRDVLTGKIHIQEIQS
- the purF gene encoding amidophosphoribosyltransferase; this translates as MCGIIGITGHEDISAELINGLTVIQHRGQDAAGIVTLNSRFRMKKGQGHVSRVFRNFDPEAFRGKCGLGHVRYATMGSTLEVDAQPIAVNYPYGLAMVHNGNVINFQELRRRLYEDNMRLLDTSNDVALILYTFAAQLEKKDLKHLEVNDLFDVVSEVQDLVKGAYSALTIIANKGLLAFTDPYGIRPLVMGRKLTDQGVVYAFASETTVFDFLEYEMMRDLQPGEAVFIDKEMNVHSKILKQEKQAFCVFEYIYFAREDSVFHKRLVASERVKMGKKLAKTFQESGIDPDIIIDVPNSAYFFASGLAEEVHVPYRRGLAKNRFVGRSFITPTQKERENVVKQKLNPIKDIIKGRKVAVVDDSIVRGTTSRHIIHLLREYGAAKVFFVSASPPIKFPCIYGIDMSVRKEMVASHYNNNEEIARVIGADAVVYQKLEDLQELYHDLPICDACFSGHYPTGITKEILDHIEQEKIGSDRN
- a CDS encoding nucleoside recognition protein; protein product: MINVIWLAMIVIGVTIASVDCLIDFANGSIIWNPTMEPLANLTSGVFDSVKFAVTLAIGLVGIMSLWLGLMKIAEKSGLIKIIARVVKPVMIRLFPEVPPDHPAMGAIVMAIAASVLGLGNSATPLGLKAMQELQTLNKIKDTASNAMCMLMAMSTSSVTLIPATIIGIRAAANSNNASEIIAPVILATGISTTVAIIMTKILEKLPRYRYPDTGAEQQLSDNQNQTLQENV
- a CDS encoding dihydroorotate dehydrogenase electron transfer subunit — encoded protein: MSDQMKTYPVLNIISHSPVMKSFYFKQPEPDIQSGRFFNVWLPGVDEKPFSVSDVFQGIMEITVKAVGPFTRKLMNVRRGDLLGLRGPFGKGFSHHQHALLIGGGMGIVPLRYLARQLRTLGFHFEVLLGGRCAQDIPFQNDFSEWAPTTFVTDDGSLGYKGLVTDYMQDKILESRLSFIYSSGPEAMLVKVMDLATQAGLDYEISFERYMKCGIGICGQCVVDGSGIRLCKEGPVLTRLEAEKVNEWGMPHRDATGRRTSH
- the pyrE gene encoding orotate phosphoribosyltransferase, which produces MLSPAKCQFIECLIQEGVLKFGSFTLKSGMESPFFLNLGNIASAKALDLTGKAFAEMISECFPEASHIYGPPYKGISLATATVMKHPDRRLAMFYNRKEMKTHGEKGMFVGHTPEKESTVIMVDDVMTTGGTKLEAMVLIERTFGVKVAGVVVAADRRRKGEITEFPVPLKSLIDLPDLIEYMKTRNPSMADVLNTFYHGESNG